One Arvicanthis niloticus isolate mArvNil1 chromosome 3, mArvNil1.pat.X, whole genome shotgun sequence DNA segment encodes these proteins:
- the Mbl2 gene encoding mannose-binding protein C, with protein sequence MLLLPLLPVLLCVLTVSSSGSQTCEDTLKTCSVIACGRDGRDGPKGEKGEPGQGLRGLQGPPGKVGPPGNVGIPGSPGPKGQKGDHGDNSAIEVKLANMEAEIRTLKSKLELTNKLHAFSMGKKTGKKFFVTNHEKMPFSKVKALCTELQGTVAIPRNAEENKAIQEVSTGAAFLGITDEVTEGQFMYVTGGRLTYSNWKKDEPNNHGSGEDCVIILDNGLWNDISCQASFVAVCEFPA encoded by the exons ATGCTCCTGCTTCCTTTGCTACCTGTCCTTTTGTGTGTGTTGACCGTGTCCTCATCAGGGTCACAAACCTGTGAGGATACCCTGAAGACTTGCTCTGTGATAGCCTGtggcagagatgggagagatggacccaaaggggagaagggagaaccAG GTCAAGGGCTCAGGGGCTTGCAGGGCCCTCCGGGAAAAGTGGGGCCTCCAGGAAATGTAGGAATCCCTGGATCACCAGGACCAAAAGGCCAAAAAGGGGACCATGGAGACAATAGCG CCATTGAGGTGAAGCTGGCAAATATGGAGGCAGAGATAAGGACCCTGAAATCAAAACTGGAACTAACCAACAAGT TGCATGCCTTCTCAATGGGCAAAAAGACTGGGAAGAAGTTCTTTGTGACCAACCATGAAAAGATGCCCTTTTCCAAAGTGAAGGCTCTGTGCACAGAGCTCCAAGGCACTGTGGCTATCCCCAGGAATGCTGAGGAGAACAAGGCCATCCAAGAAGTGTCCACAGGAGCTGCCTTCCTAGGCATCACAGACGAGGTGACTGAAGGTCAATTCATGTATGTGACAGGGGGGAGACTCACCTACAGCAACTGGAAAAAGGACGAGCCCAATAACCATGGCTCTGGGGAAGACTGTGTCATTATATTAGATAATGGTTTGTGGAATGACATTTCCTGCCAAGCTTCCTTCGTGGCTGTCTGTGAGTTCCCAGCCTGA